One window of the Endomicrobium proavitum genome contains the following:
- the rpsG gene encoding 30S ribosomal protein S7 — MPRKALKPREKRGNPEPDSKFGSIVIARFISKLNFAGKKSTAESIMYDAFDIIKEKTGEDPVAVFNRAIENIRPLLEVRPRRVGGATYQVPMEVPAVRSNTLAINWLIEIARSKSGKPMCERLAQEIIDASKKEGAAMKKREDTHKMAEANKAFAHYRW; from the coding sequence ATGCCACGTAAAGCGTTAAAGCCGAGAGAAAAAAGAGGAAATCCCGAACCGGATTCCAAGTTTGGTTCAATTGTCATTGCAAGATTTATCAGCAAGCTTAATTTTGCAGGTAAAAAAAGCACGGCAGAATCTATTATGTATGATGCTTTTGATATTATAAAAGAGAAAACCGGCGAAGATCCGGTTGCGGTTTTTAACAGAGCCATAGAAAATATCAGACCGCTTCTTGAAGTTCGCCCGCGCAGAGTCGGCGGCGCAACGTATCAGGTTCCTATGGAAGTTCCTGCGGTGCGTTCCAACACTCTTGCAATTAACTGGCTTATAGAAATTGCAAGAAGTAAATCCGGAAAACCTATGTGCGAAAGGCTTGCTCAGGAAATAATTGACGCCTCCAAAAAAGAAGGCGCGGCAATGAAAAAAAGAGAAGACACGCATAAAATGGCGGAAGCTAATAAGGCTTTTGCGCATTACCGTTGGTAA
- the fusA gene encoding elongation factor G, translated as MAREYPLNKIRNFGIAAHIDAGKTTTTERILYYAGRTHKIGEVHEGAATMDWMEQERERGITITSAATYCKWQDMQFNIIDTPGHVDFTVEVERSLRVLDGAVVVFDSGNGVEPQSETVWRQADKYGVPRIVFSNKMDKIGADFFMVVNDIREKLGAIPLPIQIPIGAESNFQGIIDLVEMKAYIWNGEELGASFEIVDVPKDLEEKAHHMRSEMIELIADYDDEVMLAFMDGKEPTITQIKRAIRNATLKIKLIPCLCGTAFKNKGVQPMLDAVCDYLPSPLDREAFNGVNPQTGEAATRPVEDKAPFSALAFKIQADPFIGKLTYFRVYSGTLESGSYVYNPAKNNRERISRIVRMHSNNREEVKSVNAGDIAAAVGLKNTGTGDTLCDEEHPILLESMTFPEPVIDVAIEPKSKADEEKLGVALSRLAEEDPTFRVRTNEETNQTIIAGMGELHLEILVDRMKREFNVQANVGRPQVAYRETVKKSAEAETKYIRQTGGRGQYGHVVLTVEPQEPGKGYEFVNKIVGGVIPREYIPAIDKGIKEALTSGTLAGYPVVDVKVTIIDGSFHEVDSSEMAFKIAGSMAFKDACKKASPVILEPIMKTEVVVPEEYMGDVIGDLNSRRGKISSMESKNKVQHIKANVPLSEMFGYSTSLRSLTQGRGNYSMEPSHYEEVPKAIADKILEKKA; from the coding sequence ATGGCTAGAGAATATCCGTTAAATAAAATTAGAAATTTTGGAATTGCCGCTCACATTGACGCGGGAAAAACTACAACTACAGAAAGAATTCTTTACTACGCAGGCAGAACCCATAAAATCGGCGAAGTTCATGAAGGCGCCGCAACTATGGACTGGATGGAACAGGAAAGGGAAAGAGGTATCACCATTACTTCCGCAGCCACATATTGCAAGTGGCAGGATATGCAGTTTAACATAATTGATACCCCCGGACACGTAGATTTTACCGTAGAAGTAGAGCGTTCGTTAAGAGTTCTTGACGGCGCGGTTGTTGTGTTTGACTCCGGCAACGGCGTTGAACCTCAGTCTGAAACCGTTTGGAGACAGGCGGATAAATACGGCGTTCCAAGAATTGTTTTCTCAAATAAAATGGATAAAATAGGCGCAGATTTTTTTATGGTTGTTAACGACATAAGAGAAAAGCTCGGCGCAATTCCTCTTCCTATTCAAATACCTATCGGCGCAGAATCTAACTTTCAGGGAATAATAGATTTAGTGGAAATGAAGGCTTATATTTGGAACGGCGAAGAGCTTGGCGCAAGCTTTGAAATAGTTGACGTTCCTAAAGACCTTGAAGAAAAAGCGCACCATATGCGTTCCGAAATGATAGAGCTAATCGCAGATTACGACGACGAAGTTATGCTTGCTTTCATGGACGGAAAAGAGCCTACAATAACTCAAATAAAAAGAGCAATAAGAAACGCCACCCTTAAAATAAAATTAATTCCGTGTCTTTGCGGAACGGCCTTCAAAAACAAAGGCGTTCAGCCAATGTTAGACGCAGTTTGCGATTATCTTCCTTCTCCTTTAGACAGAGAAGCTTTTAACGGAGTAAATCCGCAGACCGGCGAAGCCGCCACAAGACCAGTAGAAGACAAAGCCCCTTTCAGCGCGCTTGCATTTAAAATTCAGGCGGATCCTTTCATAGGAAAACTTACATATTTCAGAGTTTATTCGGGAACGCTTGAAAGCGGTTCTTACGTTTACAACCCCGCAAAAAATAACAGAGAAAGAATTTCGCGTATAGTTCGCATGCATTCTAATAACAGAGAAGAAGTTAAGTCCGTAAACGCCGGTGACATCGCCGCGGCGGTAGGTCTTAAAAATACCGGAACAGGCGACACTCTTTGCGACGAAGAACATCCGATTCTTTTGGAATCTATGACTTTTCCGGAACCTGTTATAGACGTAGCTATTGAGCCTAAATCAAAAGCCGACGAAGAAAAGCTTGGCGTTGCTTTAAGCAGACTTGCCGAAGAAGATCCTACGTTTAGAGTTCGCACCAACGAAGAAACAAATCAAACAATTATAGCCGGAATGGGCGAACTTCATCTTGAAATTCTCGTGGACAGAATGAAAAGAGAGTTTAACGTTCAGGCAAACGTCGGAAGACCTCAGGTTGCATACCGCGAAACGGTTAAAAAATCTGCGGAAGCGGAAACAAAATATATCAGACAAACCGGCGGACGCGGACAGTATGGACACGTTGTTCTTACCGTTGAACCTCAGGAGCCCGGCAAAGGTTATGAGTTTGTAAATAAAATTGTCGGCGGCGTTATTCCCAGAGAATACATTCCCGCTATTGATAAAGGTATAAAAGAAGCGTTAACGTCCGGAACCCTCGCGGGATATCCCGTTGTTGATGTGAAAGTAACTATTATAGACGGGTCGTTCCATGAAGTTGACTCTTCGGAAATGGCGTTTAAAATTGCAGGTTCAATGGCATTTAAAGACGCTTGCAAAAAAGCAAGTCCTGTTATACTTGAACCTATTATGAAAACCGAAGTTGTTGTTCCTGAAGAATACATGGGCGACGTTATTGGCGACTTGAACTCAAGACGCGGAAAGATTTCCAGCATGGAATCAAAAAATAAGGTTCAGCATATAAAAGCTAACGTTCCTTTATCCGAAATGTTCGGATATTCAACATCGCTGCGTTCTCTTACGCAGGGAAGAGGAAATTACAGCATGGAACCTTCGCACTATGAAGAAGTTCCAAAAGCTATAGCAGATAAAATATTAGAAAAGAAAGCTTAA
- the tuf gene encoding elongation factor Tu yields MAKEKFDRSKPHVNVGTIGHVDHGKTTLTAAITKVLGDKGLAEYISYDQVAKASESQGRRDASKIVTIAVSHVEYSTDKRHYAHIDCPGHADYVKNMITGAAQMDGAILVVSALDGPMPQTREHILLARQVNVPAIVVFLNKCDAVEDKELLDLVEMEVRDLLTKYNFPGDKTPIIRGSALQALEGKQEGVDSILKLMDAVDETIPLPARDIDKPFLMSVEDVFSITGRGTVATGRVEKGVVKVGENVEIIGIQETRKSVVTGIEMFRKLLDTAQAGDNIGMLLRGIEKNQVERGQVIAAPGSIKPHKKFKGQVYILTKEEGGRHTPFFTGYRPQFYFRTTDVTGIAHLPQGVEMVMPGDNITMDIELIMPVAMEKQLRFAIREGGRTVGSGVVTEISE; encoded by the coding sequence ATGGCAAAAGAAAAATTTGACAGAAGCAAACCGCACGTAAACGTAGGAACAATAGGGCACGTGGACCACGGCAAAACGACATTGACGGCAGCAATAACAAAAGTGCTGGGCGATAAAGGATTGGCGGAATACATATCATACGACCAAGTAGCAAAAGCGTCGGAAAGCCAGGGAAGAAGAGACGCGTCAAAAATAGTAACAATAGCAGTATCGCACGTAGAATATTCAACGGATAAAAGACACTACGCGCACATAGACTGCCCGGGACACGCGGATTATGTAAAGAACATGATAACGGGCGCAGCGCAAATGGACGGAGCAATATTGGTAGTAAGCGCGTTGGACGGCCCAATGCCGCAAACAAGGGAACATATATTATTGGCAAGACAAGTAAACGTGCCGGCAATAGTGGTGTTCTTAAATAAATGCGATGCAGTAGAAGATAAAGAGCTGTTGGACTTGGTAGAAATGGAAGTAAGGGACTTGTTAACGAAATATAACTTCCCCGGCGACAAAACGCCAATAATAAGAGGAAGCGCGTTGCAGGCATTGGAAGGGAAGCAGGAAGGAGTGGATTCAATATTAAAATTGATGGACGCGGTAGATGAAACAATCCCGCTGCCCGCAAGAGATATAGATAAACCGTTCTTGATGAGCGTAGAAGACGTATTTTCAATAACAGGAAGAGGAACGGTAGCAACAGGAAGAGTAGAGAAGGGAGTAGTAAAAGTAGGAGAGAACGTAGAAATAATAGGAATACAGGAAACAAGAAAGTCAGTGGTGACGGGAATAGAAATGTTCAGAAAGCTGCTTGATACGGCGCAGGCAGGAGATAATATAGGAATGTTGTTGAGAGGAATAGAAAAGAATCAGGTAGAAAGAGGGCAGGTAATAGCAGCGCCGGGAAGCATAAAGCCGCATAAGAAGTTTAAAGGACAAGTGTATATATTGACGAAAGAAGAAGGCGGAAGACATACGCCGTTCTTTACGGGATACAGACCGCAGTTCTACTTTAGAACGACGGACGTAACGGGAATAGCGCATTTACCGCAGGGAGTAGAAATGGTGATGCCGGGCGACAATATAACGATGGATATAGAGTTGATAATGCCGGTAGCAATGGAAAAGCAGTTAAGATTTGCAATCAGAGAAGGCGGAAGAACAGTAGGCTCCGGCGTTGTAACCGAAATATCGGAATAA
- the rpsJ gene encoding 30S ribosomal protein S10: protein MSTEKVVQTQRLRIKLRSYDHKMLDDSLAKIVETARRTGAAITGPVLLPTNIRKYTVNRSVHADKKSREQFEMRIHKRLVDLREPSSKTVEELMKLDLPAGVDIEIKM from the coding sequence ATGTCAACCGAAAAAGTAGTGCAGACACAGCGTTTAAGAATTAAGTTGCGTTCGTATGACCACAAAATGTTAGACGATTCGTTGGCTAAAATCGTTGAAACGGCAAGACGCACCGGCGCCGCAATTACCGGCCCCGTTCTTTTGCCTACAAACATCAGAAAGTACACGGTTAATCGTTCCGTCCACGCCGATAAAAAATCGCGTGAGCAGTTTGAAATGAGAATTCACAAAAGACTCGTTGATCTTCGCGAGCCTTCGTCTAAAACCGTTGAAGAGTTGATGAAACTTGACCTTCCGGCAGGCGTAGACATAGAAATAAAAATGTAA
- the rplC gene encoding 50S ribosomal protein L3, producing MSKSIIGKKVGMTQVFDDKGNLVPVTVVEAGPCVVTSVLNVEKNGYSAVQLGFGDVAEKKLLKAQAGFFKKNNIAPKKVVREFRTKDVTGYTVGQEIKADVFKAGDYVDVTAITKGKGFAGVIKRHNFGMQPRTHGQSDRMRARGSSGGQGPQKVLKGMRMSGHLGNEYVTIQKLLVVRADADNNLLLIKGSVPAVKTGTLLISSTLKKIPVVQENKAAKAKKK from the coding sequence ATGTCAAAATCAATAATTGGAAAAAAAGTGGGAATGACGCAGGTTTTTGACGATAAAGGAAACCTCGTTCCTGTTACAGTGGTAGAAGCCGGTCCTTGCGTTGTAACGAGCGTTCTTAATGTTGAAAAAAACGGATACTCGGCGGTTCAGCTTGGATTTGGAGACGTTGCGGAGAAAAAACTTTTAAAAGCCCAAGCGGGATTTTTCAAGAAAAATAATATCGCTCCGAAAAAAGTCGTAAGAGAGTTCAGAACAAAAGACGTAACCGGATATACCGTCGGACAAGAAATTAAAGCCGACGTTTTTAAAGCCGGAGATTACGTTGACGTTACGGCAATAACAAAAGGCAAAGGTTTTGCCGGCGTTATTAAAAGACATAATTTTGGCATGCAGCCCAGAACTCACGGACAATCCGACAGGATGAGAGCAAGAGGATCATCCGGCGGACAGGGACCCCAGAAAGTTTTAAAAGGCATGAGAATGTCTGGACATTTGGGCAACGAATATGTTACAATACAAAAATTATTGGTTGTGCGTGCAGACGCAGACAACAATCTTTTGCTTATTAAAGGCTCTGTTCCCGCTGTTAAAACAGGAACGTTGCTTATAAGTTCTACGCTGAAAAAAATTCCTGTCGTTCAGGAAAATAAAGCGGCAAAAGCAAAAAAGAAATAA
- the rplD gene encoding 50S ribosomal protein L4 — METTVYNAKGQEKGKIELPAFFNTEISSVLLHEITTAYLNNQRAGTHKTKTRGEVSFSGAKPWKQKGTGNARAGQRNSPLWRKGGIIFGPQPRDYFTKMSKQKKKQSLSMALAAQVQNGNIIVVDSVKFDEVKTKKVAELLKNLKVDGKKVVFAIANDASFRLAARNVKNVVVENIKNINAYQVLWADKLVITSEAIEILKERQAA, encoded by the coding sequence ATGGAAACAACAGTTTATAACGCGAAAGGTCAGGAAAAAGGCAAAATAGAACTTCCGGCTTTTTTTAATACGGAAATTTCAAGTGTGCTTTTGCATGAAATTACAACCGCTTATTTGAACAATCAAAGAGCGGGCACGCATAAAACAAAAACCAGAGGCGAAGTTTCTTTCTCCGGCGCAAAACCGTGGAAACAGAAAGGAACCGGAAACGCGCGCGCAGGTCAGAGAAATTCTCCGCTTTGGAGAAAAGGCGGAATAATTTTCGGACCTCAGCCGAGAGATTATTTCACAAAAATGTCAAAGCAGAAAAAGAAACAATCTTTGAGCATGGCGCTTGCCGCGCAGGTTCAAAACGGCAATATTATCGTTGTAGATTCCGTTAAATTTGACGAAGTAAAAACAAAAAAAGTAGCGGAACTTTTAAAGAATCTTAAAGTTGACGGAAAGAAAGTCGTATTTGCAATTGCAAACGACGCGTCTTTCAGACTTGCCGCAAGAAACGTTAAAAATGTCGTCGTAGAAAATATTAAAAATATCAACGCTTACCAAGTCCTTTGGGCGGATAAGCTTGTTATTACGTCTGAAGCTATAGAAATTCTTAAAGAGAGACAGGCCGCTTAA
- the rplW gene encoding 50S ribosomal protein L23, with the protein MDIRNIIKRPIVTEKAAVLKEADNKYTFVVDRNANKFQIKQAVETLFNVKVENVHTANYAGKSKRMGASSGYKNDWKKAIVKLKKGQEIQMVDEA; encoded by the coding sequence ATGGATATAAGAAACATTATTAAAAGACCGATAGTTACCGAAAAAGCCGCAGTCTTGAAAGAAGCGGACAACAAATATACTTTTGTTGTTGACAGAAACGCTAACAAATTTCAAATTAAGCAGGCGGTAGAAACATTGTTTAACGTTAAAGTTGAAAACGTGCACACTGCAAACTATGCCGGAAAAAGCAAAAGAATGGGTGCGTCGTCAGGATATAAAAACGACTGGAAAAAAGCTATCGTAAAGCTTAAGAAAGGTCAAGAAATTCAAATGGTCGACGAAGCCTAA
- the rplB gene encoding 50S ribosomal protein L2: protein MPIKTFKPYTQSRRQMTMSDFSDITKTEPEKSLIKIVKKHGGRNNTGQVMVRFRGGGHKRFYRIIDFKRDKFNVAAEVIAIEYDPNRSSRIALLQYTDGEKRYIIQPVGVNVGDTLMSGPDAEIRAGNSLPLANIPVGTFIHNIELVPAKGGQLVRSAGASAQLLAKEGDYAHVRMPSGEIRLIRVNCYATIGQVGNIDHENITIGSAGRNRHKGFKPHVRGTAMNSVDHPHGGGRGRSKGGNQPRSPWNQPAKGFKTRPRKVWDWVIVSHRNKAKK, encoded by the coding sequence ATGCCAATTAAAACATTCAAGCCTTACACGCAGTCAAGAAGACAAATGACAATGTCTGATTTTTCAGACATAACAAAGACAGAGCCGGAAAAGTCGTTAATTAAAATTGTTAAAAAGCATGGCGGTCGCAACAATACCGGTCAGGTAATGGTTCGCTTCAGAGGCGGCGGTCACAAAAGATTTTACAGAATCATAGATTTTAAAAGAGATAAATTCAACGTCGCCGCAGAAGTTATAGCTATTGAATACGATCCTAACCGCTCGTCAAGAATAGCTCTTTTGCAGTATACGGACGGCGAGAAAAGATACATAATCCAGCCTGTGGGCGTTAACGTAGGAGACACTCTCATGTCCGGTCCGGATGCCGAGATAAGAGCAGGAAACTCTTTGCCGTTAGCGAATATTCCCGTAGGTACGTTTATACATAACATAGAATTAGTCCCGGCAAAAGGCGGACAGCTTGTTCGTTCAGCCGGCGCTTCTGCGCAGCTTCTTGCAAAAGAAGGCGATTACGCGCACGTAAGAATGCCTTCCGGAGAAATAAGATTAATTCGCGTAAACTGTTATGCAACGATTGGTCAGGTAGGAAACATTGACCATGAAAACATTACGATAGGCTCTGCAGGAAGAAACCGCCACAAAGGGTTTAAACCCCATGTCCGCGGAACTGCAATGAACTCTGTTGACCATCCTCACGGAGGAGGCAGAGGCCGTTCAAAAGGCGGCAACCAGCCCAGAAGCCCTTGGAACCAGCCTGCTAAAGGTTTTAAAACAAGGCCGAGAAAAGTTTGGGATTGGGTAATCGTAAGCCATCGTAACAAAGCTAAGAAATAA
- the rpsS gene encoding 30S ribosomal protein S19, with protein sequence MSRSTKKGPYVDEKLLKKIQKQNESGDKKVIKTWARASVITPDFVGHTVAIHNGKKFLPIFISEQMVGHRLGEFAPTRTFKGHGGMTKQETSLT encoded by the coding sequence ATGAGTCGTTCAACTAAAAAAGGACCGTATGTAGATGAGAAGCTTTTGAAGAAAATTCAAAAGCAAAATGAATCCGGCGATAAGAAAGTTATAAAAACATGGGCGAGAGCTTCTGTTATAACTCCAGATTTTGTCGGACACACAGTCGCAATACATAACGGCAAGAAATTTCTTCCGATATTTATATCGGAACAGATGGTAGGACACAGACTTGGAGAATTCGCTCCGACCAGAACCTTTAAAGGCCACGGCGGAATGACCAAGCAGGAAACATCGTTAACATAG
- the rplV gene encoding 50S ribosomal protein L22: MQAQATAKFVRYTSRKVNQVLTLIRNKKVEKAFETLSFLPKSAATLVEKVLKSAVANSGKLNDYSGLKVKEAWVGGGPTLKRMRPGPQGRGMPVKKRTCHLTIVVTDVGVSDGKRKKKVVKPQTAEIKTK, encoded by the coding sequence ATGCAAGCACAAGCAACGGCAAAATTTGTCAGATATACGTCAAGAAAAGTAAATCAGGTTTTGACGCTTATTAGAAATAAGAAAGTTGAAAAAGCTTTTGAAACCCTTTCTTTTCTTCCTAAATCAGCGGCGACGCTCGTGGAAAAAGTTTTAAAGAGCGCGGTTGCAAATTCGGGCAAACTTAACGACTATTCCGGTCTTAAAGTTAAAGAAGCCTGGGTTGGCGGCGGTCCTACTCTTAAGAGAATGAGACCCGGTCCGCAGGGAAGAGGAATGCCGGTAAAAAAGAGAACCTGCCACCTTACAATAGTTGTAACGGATGTGGGCGTTTCAGACGGCAAAAGAAAGAAAAAAGTTGTAAAGCCCCAAACGGCGGAAATTAAAACAAAGTAA
- the rpsC gene encoding 30S ribosomal protein S3 produces the protein MGHKVHPKSVRLGYIRDWESKWFNLKEMPDLIEEDRHIRVYLKDKLKAASVSKIGIERPGKNLRVNIYTARPGIVIGRGGQGIETLRKEVETMTSKKTFVNVMEIKRPEIDAQLAAEGIAYQLEKQITFRRAMKKTIEKAMAAGAQGIKVMAAGRLGGAEIARTEWLKEGRVPLQTFRADIDYGFTEANTTMGKIGVKVWIFKKEHFRKTTKDLLEEAKLVDAKNLEAAAASKEESK, from the coding sequence ATGGGTCATAAAGTACATCCTAAAAGCGTAAGACTCGGGTATATAAGAGATTGGGAATCTAAATGGTTTAATCTTAAAGAGATGCCCGATTTAATTGAAGAAGACCGTCACATAAGAGTTTATCTTAAAGATAAACTTAAAGCGGCGTCTGTCTCAAAAATCGGCATTGAAAGACCCGGAAAAAATTTGAGAGTAAACATCTATACCGCGCGCCCCGGAATAGTAATAGGAAGAGGCGGGCAGGGCATAGAAACTTTAAGAAAAGAAGTGGAAACCATGACGTCAAAAAAGACTTTTGTAAACGTTATGGAAATTAAAAGACCCGAAATAGACGCGCAGCTTGCCGCAGAAGGCATAGCGTATCAATTGGAAAAACAAATCACGTTCAGAAGAGCGATGAAGAAAACCATTGAAAAAGCTATGGCGGCCGGAGCGCAGGGTATTAAAGTTATGGCGGCAGGAAGACTCGGCGGCGCAGAAATTGCAAGAACCGAGTGGCTTAAAGAAGGAAGAGTGCCCCTTCAAACTTTCAGAGCGGATATAGACTATGGTTTTACCGAAGCAAATACAACCATGGGAAAAATCGGCGTTAAAGTTTGGATATTTAAAAAAGAGCACTTCAGAAAAACTACGAAAGATTTGCTTGAAGAAGCAAAGCTGGTTGACGCTAAAAATTTAGAAGCTGCAGCAGCTTCTAAAGAAGAGTCAAAATAA
- the rplP gene encoding 50S ribosomal protein L16, with protein MLMPKRVKYRKTHRGRMKGKAKGGTYLAFGKYGLQALEPVWINSNQIEAARVTLARYIKKGGKVWIRIFPDKPITKKPAETRMGKGKGDPQFWVAVVKPGRIMFEMEGLPEAEARKALRLASNKLPIHTKILVRADI; from the coding sequence ATGTTGATGCCAAAAAGAGTTAAATATAGAAAAACCCACAGGGGCAGAATGAAAGGCAAGGCTAAAGGCGGCACGTATTTAGCTTTTGGAAAATACGGTTTGCAGGCTCTTGAGCCGGTTTGGATAAACAGCAACCAAATAGAAGCTGCCCGTGTAACCCTTGCAAGATACATAAAAAAAGGCGGAAAAGTTTGGATCAGAATATTCCCTGATAAACCAATAACTAAAAAGCCTGCAGAAACCAGAATGGGTAAGGGAAAAGGCGATCCGCAGTTTTGGGTAGCCGTAGTAAAACCGGGAAGAATAATGTTTGAAATGGAAGGGCTTCCCGAAGCAGAAGCAAGAAAGGCTTTGCGTCTTGCGTCAAACAAACTTCCGATTCACACAAAAATTTTAGTCAGAGCTGACATTTAA
- the rpmC gene encoding 50S ribosomal protein L29 encodes MKSKNWQETKNMSEAELKAKLGDLQDKLFKLKFRHTTAPVKNPLEIRSIRRNIARIKTLLAQKKESK; translated from the coding sequence ATGAAAAGTAAAAACTGGCAGGAAACGAAAAATATGTCTGAAGCCGAACTCAAAGCGAAACTCGGCGATTTGCAGGATAAGCTTTTTAAACTTAAATTCCGTCATACGACGGCTCCTGTAAAAAATCCGCTTGAAATAAGAAGCATCAGAAGAAATATCGCAAGAATTAAAACTCTTCTTGCTCAGAAAAAAGAGTCGAAATAA
- the rpsQ gene encoding 30S ribosomal protein S17, which yields MVERAKRKYRTGVVVSDKSNKTRIVLVERTYRHSLFDRVLRGKSKFAAHDEKNISHAGDTVKIMETRPLSKTKRWVLVEVVNKAS from the coding sequence ATGGTAGAACGCGCAAAACGTAAATATCGTACAGGTGTTGTAGTAAGCGACAAAAGCAACAAAACAAGAATAGTTTTGGTGGAAAGAACTTACCGCCATTCTTTGTTTGACAGAGTTCTTCGCGGGAAAAGCAAATTTGCTGCTCACGATGAAAAAAATATTTCTCACGCGGGCGATACCGTTAAGATAATGGAAACAAGACCGTTGTCAAAAACTAAAAGATGGGTGTTGGTTGAAGTTGTAAACAAAGCATCTTAA
- the rplN gene encoding 50S ribosomal protein L14 produces the protein MIQERTILNVADNSGAKRVRVFRVTKGLKRRYASIGDVVHASVQDALPHANIKKGEVVKAVVVRTVKEIRREDGTYIKFDDNAAVIINDEGEPKGTRIFGPVARELRENNYLKIISLAPEVI, from the coding sequence ATGATTCAGGAAAGAACTATTTTAAACGTAGCAGACAATTCAGGCGCTAAAAGAGTGCGTGTTTTCAGAGTTACCAAAGGCTTGAAACGCCGCTATGCAAGCATCGGCGACGTAGTTCACGCGTCGGTACAAGACGCTTTGCCGCATGCAAATATTAAAAAAGGCGAAGTTGTAAAAGCAGTTGTCGTAAGAACCGTAAAAGAAATCCGCCGCGAAGACGGAACTTACATTAAGTTTGACGACAATGCCGCCGTTATCATCAACGACGAAGGCGAACCGAAAGGCACGCGTATTTTCGGACCCGTTGCAAGAGAGCTTAGAGAAAATAATTATTTAAAAATAATCTCATTGGCTCCCGAGGTTATTTAA
- the rplX gene encoding 50S ribosomal protein L24 → MLNIKKKDKVVVLAGKDKGKKGEVLKVYPETGRVVVAKINFVKRHTKPTQRDPGGIREKEAPLAISKVMLVCPKCAQASRPKFDKLSDGKKIRVCRKCGEMIV, encoded by the coding sequence ATGCTTAACATTAAAAAGAAAGACAAAGTAGTTGTTTTGGCGGGCAAGGATAAAGGCAAAAAAGGCGAAGTCCTTAAAGTCTATCCGGAAACCGGCAGAGTAGTAGTGGCAAAAATTAATTTCGTAAAAAGACACACGAAACCCACCCAGAGAGATCCGGGAGGAATTCGCGAGAAAGAAGCGCCGCTTGCAATAAGCAAGGTAATGCTTGTATGCCCGAAATGCGCGCAGGCTTCAAGACCTAAATTTGACAAGCTTTCAGACGGAAAAAAAATCCGCGTATGCAGAAAATGCGGAGAGATGATAGTATAA